The Xanthomonas sontii genomic sequence GGCATCCGCACGGGCGTGCGGCGCGCTGAGCACGGCGTCACGCGCTGAGAGGCGGCTGCATTTGGCTACGCAATAGTGTGCGCGCCGGCCGGTTTCGGGTTTGCGAGGGGCCTGCCGGCGGCGTAGCGTGCAGGCGCGCCTCGCCGATGCGATCGCGCCACGCGCGCTGGCGTCGGCGAAACCGCGCAGTCCCCCGCCCGAAAGGGCCATCGTCACTCCTGCGGAGATGTCGCTCATGAAGCTGCTGTTCTCCATCAAGCACCTGCTGTCGTCGAAGAAGCCGCTGAAGTCGTACGCCTGGTACATCTGGTACTGAGCGTCGTGTGCGATGCCGCGCGGCATGCCGTGCGGCCGGTGCCCGGCGGACGCACTGCGCCGGGCGTCGTTCCTCCAGGAGACTGGCGATGTCCGCCACCATGGTCGACCGCGATGCGCGCGCCACGGTCTTCGCGCCGCGTCTGCAGGCGTTGCTGCGCGCGCATGTGGGGCAGGACGCGTTCCGCCTGGATGCCGACACGGTCGGTGTCGCCGGCGCCGCGCTGAGCGACCGCCTGCTCGCCGCCCGGCCCGCCACCGAACACGAACGGCCGACCTTCAAGCCGTTGCACGGCCGCTCGATCGCGCGCAGCGAAGCGGCGAAACTGATGCAGGCGATCGGCCGCGACGTGCGCGAGGCGCTGAAGCGTCCGCCGCCGCCCACGCTCGATCTGTCCGGCCCATGGCCGCACATCGGCCATGTCTATCTGCGCGACCTGCTGCTCGGCGGCGACCCGTGGCGGCTGCGCCTGCTGATGGACCGCACCCTGGAACTGACGCCGCGCCTGACCTGGGCGGTGATCGCCGCCGGCGCGCTCGCACCGCTGGCGCCGGGCGCGGAGGCCTCGGCGTTGGCCACGCTGTTGTCCGCGGCCGATGGCTACCGCGCGCGCCGCGATGCGATGGGCCTGTACCGGCGCACCGCCGCGCCGGTGTGCTTCACCATTTCCACGCTGGTCGCCAACGCGCTGTGGCTGGGGTCGCCGTTCGACGCGCGCGCCTGCAACCGCAACATCCTCTACGAAACCCTGCGCCTGCTGCCGCCGTCCTGGAACATCCTGCGCAATGCCTCGCCCGAGTACGGTGCGCTGGATCCGCGTATCGGCGCCGCCGACGACGTGCTGGTGCTGCCCTTGCTCAGCCATCGCGATCCGGCGCTGTGGGAGGAGCCGGAGGCGTTCCGGCCCGAGCGCTGGGACGGCGTGGATCCCGATGCGTTGCCCGGCTACCTGCCGTTCGGCCATGCCTCCGAGCGCTGCTGGGGCCGGCACATGGTCATGCCGCTGGCGGAGCGGCTACTGGACCTGCTGCGCGGTCAGGACCTGGTCGCGGACCCGCAGCAGCGTCGCGCCACTGTGCCGTTGACCGGGCTGCTCGGTGTGGCCCAGGTCGACGTGATCCGGCACGCGCGCGCGCGAAGCGTTGCCTGCCGCACGCGGTGACGGCGCTCAGCGCGGGGCGGGCGGCGCGGTGGACCCGCGCGTGACCAGGGTGTAGTCCAGCACCTGATGGGTACCGCGGCTGGGCAGTCCGTCGCGGCGTTGGCGAATTTCGCCGAGCAGCAGCGTCACCGCGGCCCTGCCCATCGCCGCGACCGGCTGGTGGATGGTGGTCAGCTCCGGCCAGATCGTGGTGGCCACCGGCGTGTCGTCGAAACCGGCGATCGACAGATCCTCGGGCACGCGCAGGCGCAGTCCGTGCGCGATCGCCAGCGCTGCCGCGGCCATGTCGTCGTTGCTGCACAGGATCGCGCTGGGACGCGGGGCGACCTGCAGCAACGCAGTGGCCGCGAGCAGGCCGGAGCGGTAGGTGAACAGGCCTTCGGCCACGCGCTCCGGCGCCACCGTCAGCCCGGCCCCGGCCATGGTGTCGAAGAACGCGCGGCTGCGCAGCGCGCTGGGCGTGTGCCCGGGATCGCCGCTGACGAAGCCGATGTCGCGGTGGCCCAGGTCGAGCAGATGTCGGGTGAGCGCGCACGCCGCCTGGTAGTCGTCGATGCGCACCGAGCTGACCCCGGGCATCGGTGCGCCGGTGGCGACCGCCACCAGCGGAATGCCGCGCGCATCCAGTTCGGCGATGGTCTGCCGCGCATCGCACAGCGGCGGCGGCAGGATCAGGCCATCGGCACCGGCCTCAAGCAGGCGTTCGGTGGCGGCGCGCTGGCTGTCGCTGTCGTCGCTCTTTTCCACCAGCACCTGGCAGCCTTCCAGGCTGCTCTGCTCGAGCATGCCGAGCATGAACTGGTTGAGGTAGGCCGCGCTGGGATTGCTGTAGAGAACGCCGATGCGCGCCAGTCCTGCGGTGCGCAGCGAGCGGCCGGCGAGGTTGGGGCGGTAGCCGAGCGCCTTGATCGACGCTTCGACGCGCTCGCGCATGGTAGCGCTCACGCGCGGGTGGCGATTGATCACGCGCGAAGCAGTCATCGGCGACACGCCCGCATGGCGGGCTACATCCAGCAACGTCACCGCTGAGCCCGCGCGACGTTGCCGTATGCCCATCAAAGGTCCTGGCGCTGCTGCGGAGGGGAAGCCCCTGCGCGCGTCCTGCGCAGGTCCGGTTTACTTTACTCCCTGGGCGGTTCCACTGTCTTGGCCTGGCTGCCGAAACCGCCGTCGGCCTGCGCCGCCAGATATGCGAACACCGCATACGCGGCGACGTTCTGCGCCAGCGCCTTCGGGTCGATCTTGTCCAGGGTGTCGTCGGCGGTGTGATGCAGATCGAAGTAATCGCTGCCGTCCTGCGCCAGCCAGGCCCAGGCGCCGCCCTTGGCGGCGAGCGGACCGACGTCCGGGCCGGGGCCGCCGGCGTCCGGCGCATAGGCGATGCCGAGCGGCGCCAGCGCCTCGGCGATCTGCCGGGTCGCCGCGCGCGAGCCGGCGGCATCGCCGGAGCCGGTGTTGAAGGCATAGATGCGGCCGGCGCCGAAGTCGCTCTCGGCGGCGATCTGGTGCCGCGCCACGTCCTTGGCATGCGCCTGCGCGTAGGCCTTGCCGCCGTACAGACCCTGCTCCTCGTTGGCGAAGGCGATCACGCGGATGCTGCGCTTGGGCGCCTGCTTGAGCTGGCCGATCAGATGCCCGGCGGCCATGCTGATCGCCACGCCGGCGCCGTCGTCGATCGCGCCGGTGCCCAGGTCCCAGGAATCCAGGTGCCCGCCGATCAGCACCACCTCGTTCGGCAGCGTGCGCCCGGTGATCTGCCCGATCACGTTGTAGGAGGTGGCGGTGCCGTCCCAGCCGCAGTCCAGCGCCAGGCGCAGGCGTACCGGGCCGCGCGCGAGCAGGCGCGCCAGCTGGTTGGCGTCGGGCACCGACAGCGCCGCCGCCGGCACCGGCGTCAGTCCTTCGTCGAAGCGGGTGATGCCGGTATGCGGCACGCGGTGCGAATCGGTGCCGGCCGAGCGCATCACGAAGCCGATCGCGCCCTTGCGGATCGCTTCGGACGGCCCCTTGCTGCGCACCGCGCCGCCGTTGCCGTAGTCCTTGCCATCGCGGGTGCGCAGCATCTGGTAATCGACGAAGGCGATCTTGCCGCGCAGCGCATCGGCCGGCGCCGCCTGCAACGCGGCCAGGTCGGCGAAGCGCACCACCTCGGCCTCGACCGTGCCGCCGGGGCTGCCGCCCAGCGCGGTGACGGTGAGCGGTTGCGCATGCGCGCCGAGCACCTGCGCGTGTTCGCTGCGCCGCTCCCATTTCGGGAACGTCACCGGCTCGGTCCACACCTTGTCGAAGCCGAGTGCCTTGAATTTCGCCGTGGCCCAGGCCACCGCGCGTGCATCGGCCTCGCTGCCCGCCATCCGCGGGCCGATCTCGGTGGTCAGCGACTCGACCACCTTCCAGCCGGTGTCGTCGGCCAGTGCCCGCTCGCGCAAGGCCGCCGCGTCGCGGAGTGCCGCCTCCGGGATGCGCGTGGCCTCGGCGGCAACCGCAGGAGAGGACAGACTCAGCACAGCAGCGATGACGACGGCAAGACGACGCATGGAAAACTCCGCGGACACAGGAACCGCGAGCTTAGCAGTGCCTCACCGCCGTGCACGGCGCGGCCTCCATGGCGGAAGCCGCGTGTGCCGTCGCGCTTACTCCGGGCGCGGCTCGTGCTTGAGCGAATCGCGGATCTCGCGCAGCAGCAGCACTTCCTCGGTCGGGGCCTTCGGCGCCGGTGGTTCCTTGCGGGCGATGCGGTTGATCGCCTTGACCAGCATGAAGATGGCGAAGGCCACGATCACGAACTGGATGATGGTGTTGAGGAAATCGCCGATGCCGATCACCACGGCCGGTACCGGCTTGCCGGCCGCGTCCACCGTCGCCGCCTTCAGCGTCCATGCCCAGCGCGAGAAATCCACGCCGCCCACGAGCAATCCGATCGGCGGCATGATGATCTTCTCGACCAGCGCGGTGACGATCTTGCCGAACGCGGCACCGAGCACCACGCCGACCGCCAGGTCCAGCACGTTGCCGCGCATGGCGAATTCCTTGAATTCGCGGATCATGCTCATCGGGACTCCTCTCTTGTCAGTGCGGGCCTGTCGCCGCGGCGCTAGCCTAGCGCAGTCGCCGTGGTGGTCGAATCACAGGCGCGCGTATGTCGCGCGACAGGCGTGCCCCTTAGCCGACGATGCGGCCGTGCCGCTCGGCCACGTTCTCCAGGCGCGCGCTGAAGCGGTCACCCGGGCGCAGCGCGGCCACGCCGGCCGGCGTGCCCATGAACACCAGGTCGCCGGCGCGCAGCGCGAACAGCTTGGACAGTTCGTGCAGGATCTCCGGCACATTCCAGATCATCTGCTCCAGCAGCGATTGCTGGCGCACCTCGCCGTTGACTTCCAGCGAGAGGTTCAAGGCCTCCAGCGCCCCGACCTCGCCAGCCGGGATCAGCTCGCTGATCGGCGCGGAGGCGTCGAAGCCCTTGGCGATGTCCCACGGCAGGCCCTTGGCCTTGGCCGCGGCCTGCAGGTCGCGACGGGTCAGGTCCAGGCCCACGCCGTAAGCCAGGATCAGGGCCTCGGCGCCGTCCACCGGCAGCACGCCGGCGGGCGCGTCCTGGCCCAGCGCCA encodes the following:
- a CDS encoding tryptorubin family RiPP precursor, whose protein sequence is MSLMKLLFSIKHLLSSKKPLKSYAWYIWY
- a CDS encoding cytochrome P450 produces the protein MSATMVDRDARATVFAPRLQALLRAHVGQDAFRLDADTVGVAGAALSDRLLAARPATEHERPTFKPLHGRSIARSEAAKLMQAIGRDVREALKRPPPPTLDLSGPWPHIGHVYLRDLLLGGDPWRLRLLMDRTLELTPRLTWAVIAAGALAPLAPGAEASALATLLSAADGYRARRDAMGLYRRTAAPVCFTISTLVANALWLGSPFDARACNRNILYETLRLLPPSWNILRNASPEYGALDPRIGAADDVLVLPLLSHRDPALWEEPEAFRPERWDGVDPDALPGYLPFGHASERCWGRHMVMPLAERLLDLLRGQDLVADPQQRRATVPLTGLLGVAQVDVIRHARARSVACRTR
- a CDS encoding LacI family DNA-binding transcriptional regulator — its product is MGIRQRRAGSAVTLLDVARHAGVSPMTASRVINRHPRVSATMRERVEASIKALGYRPNLAGRSLRTAGLARIGVLYSNPSAAYLNQFMLGMLEQSSLEGCQVLVEKSDDSDSQRAATERLLEAGADGLILPPPLCDARQTIAELDARGIPLVAVATGAPMPGVSSVRIDDYQAACALTRHLLDLGHRDIGFVSGDPGHTPSALRSRAFFDTMAGAGLTVAPERVAEGLFTYRSGLLAATALLQVAPRPSAILCSNDDMAAAALAIAHGLRLRVPEDLSIAGFDDTPVATTIWPELTTIHQPVAAMGRAAVTLLLGEIRQRRDGLPSRGTHQVLDYTLVTRGSTAPPAPR
- a CDS encoding M28 family peptidase, producing MRRLAVVIAAVLSLSSPAVAAEATRIPEAALRDAAALRERALADDTGWKVVESLTTEIGPRMAGSEADARAVAWATAKFKALGFDKVWTEPVTFPKWERRSEHAQVLGAHAQPLTVTALGGSPGGTVEAEVVRFADLAALQAAPADALRGKIAFVDYQMLRTRDGKDYGNGGAVRSKGPSEAIRKGAIGFVMRSAGTDSHRVPHTGITRFDEGLTPVPAAALSVPDANQLARLLARGPVRLRLALDCGWDGTATSYNVIGQITGRTLPNEVVLIGGHLDSWDLGTGAIDDGAGVAISMAAGHLIGQLKQAPKRSIRVIAFANEEQGLYGGKAYAQAHAKDVARHQIAAESDFGAGRIYAFNTGSGDAAGSRAATRQIAEALAPLGIAYAPDAGGPGPDVGPLAAKGGAWAWLAQDGSDYFDLHHTADDTLDKIDPKALAQNVAAYAVFAYLAAQADGGFGSQAKTVEPPRE
- the mscL gene encoding large-conductance mechanosensitive channel protein MscL yields the protein MSMIREFKEFAMRGNVLDLAVGVVLGAAFGKIVTALVEKIIMPPIGLLVGGVDFSRWAWTLKAATVDAAGKPVPAVVIGIGDFLNTIIQFVIVAFAIFMLVKAINRIARKEPPAPKAPTEEVLLLREIRDSLKHEPRPE
- a CDS encoding fumarylacetoacetate hydrolase family protein gives rise to the protein MKDLFAAAEAPRVPVRGQGLFPVHRIYCVGRNFADHAREMGASAPASKAERGQPTFFMKPADALVIGDDAIPYPSATEDLHHEVELVVALGQDAPAGVLPVDGAEALILAYGVGLDLTRRDLQAAAKAKGLPWDIAKGFDASAPISELIPAGEVGALEALNLSLEVNGEVRQQSLLEQMIWNVPEILHELSKLFALRAGDLVFMGTPAGVAALRPGDRFSARLENVAERHGRIVG